The Terriglobia bacterium genomic interval AGGTCGATTCTCAAGGGGCTGCGAGGTTCCTTTTGTTTATCCCCGGCTTGAGCGGGTGGTAGATCAGTCGCTCGACCGGCTTGCCGCCGAGCAGATGCTCGGTGAATATCACGTCGGCATCCTCGACCTTCACGCCGCAGTACCAGACATTGTCGGGGTAAACCACGACCATGGGCCCGTTTCCGCACTGGCCCATGCACCCCGCATGATTGATGCGGATGGACGATTCGAGACCCGCCTGCCTCACCAGTTCCTTCAGGCGAGCGTGCACGTTCACGGAGCAGCCCTCTACGGGGCACACCTTGCCTGATGTGCAGACGAAAACGTGCTTGGTGAAGGGAACCATCTCAGCTGTCACTTGGAGCATCTCGCGAATAACTGAAAGATCCGTAGTATTTGCCGCGCGAATATCGAATTGTACCATTAGGGCGGGCCGCCTAATATCTAGTTTTAGGCCCGGAGGGGTGCTGTCGGGACCCTTTCGAATGTCGGTTTCCATGACATGTCTGCGGCCGAGTTTTTGATCCATTGCCGCACGGAGGTTGACTTGAAATCCCGCACCACGCCCCTTCACGAAGCCGAAGCAGCCGCCGGCGCATGCTTCGAGCCCTATTGCGGCTGGGAAGTCGCTGCCCACTATGGCAATCCGGATGCGGAGTACCAGGCCCTGCGTCTGACCGCAGGCGCCCTGAATGCTTGCTTTCTTGGCAAGCTGCGGGCAGCGGGGAAAGACAGACATCGCTACTTGAACAGCATGCTGACCCACAACATCAAGGACCTCGGGATGGGGACAGGATGTTATGCCGCACTATTGACGCGCCAGGGATTGATGGAGTCCGACCTCTGGGTTTATGCCTTTGCGGACGAGTTGTGGCTGGAATGCCCGCCGTGCGGAGTCGACCGTGCCCTCGCGACCCTGGCCAAGCATATTGTCAGCGACGTCGTGTCTCTGGACGACATCACCGACGCTTTCGGGATTCTCTCGCTGCAGGGGCCGAAGGCTGGAAAAATCATGGAGACTGCCGCGGGGGTTTCCCTGTCGACACTTCGGCCGCTGGAACATCGGACGATTGAGCGGGAGAGGGGCAATTGGGTTGTTGTGAATCGCGATCGCTCAGGCAGCGGCGGCTACGACCTATGGCTGCCGTGCGCGGATCTGCCGGGGGTCTGGAATCAATGGACTGAAGTTGAGAGGGTGCAACCGGTCGGACTGCGGGCATTGAACTGGGCCCGGACTGAAGCGGGGATTCCCTGGTATGGGAGCGATATGGATGACAGGTCTCTTCCTGTGGAGATGGGACTCGATGCGGCAATCAGCATGAACAAGGGCTGCTACCGGGGGCAGGAAATCGTTGCCCGCATCGCGCACCGGGGCCGCCTGGACCGCAGGTTGGGCGGCGTCGTGGTTGACAATCACGAACCGCCGGCCAGAGGGGCGGAAGTGCGCTCGGAGGGAGTCAGGATCGGCGAAGTGTGTTCAGCCGTGCCCTCTCCGCGCCTCGGGAAGCCGCTCGCTCTCGCGGTCATCAAGACGGCTTTCCTGCGGCCGGGAACTCCCGTCGAGGTGGACTCCGGACATGGCTACCTTCCGGGGACCGTAGTAGCCCTTCCCATCAAGCATTGAGTGAGACAAAGAATTGAGGTCCGAAGGACCGGCACATATGTCTTGTGCCACACCTTCGGCGCTCATTCCGATTGCCTTAAACCCCGGCCTCACGGCCGGGGCTATGGTCTGCCGCCTCTTCGAGGTCCCTCTTCTCCGCGGCTGTGCCGTTTTGTTTTTTTCGTGCCCTTCGGGGGGCGGTTCTATCTTCCAATGGGTTCAATGTCTTCATACTAACAAACTGATTAGTATGACTCATCCGTGATTTAGTTGGAGGAAGCAACCACTCCCCGGAGCGTCTTTATGTGCGCTTCGATGTAAGCGACGTCCTCCGGAGCCTTGGCATGTTCGAGGTAGTACTCGAGGTCTGCGAGTGCCTTGGAAAAAAGACTGGTCTGCATGTACAGCAGCCCACGGTCCCGGATTTCCGAGGTGATGCCGGGGTTGAGCATCAGTATCCGGTCCACGACCGACAGGGCCTTGTGATAGTCTTCCCTCTGATAGTACAGCCCCTTGAGATTGAATAACATCCGGGTAATGATAGCCTTCTTTTCCATCGGGTACAGGTGGGCCGGCTGCACCGGAACTGAACCGCCATAGACCCGATCGAGGAGTTCCTGGCAATCCTCGACGGTAAGGACCCGCCCATTATGGAAGGGATCAATCAGCACCTCGCGCCCGCTGCCGGGGCACTTGACGATGAAATGGCCCGGAAAGCCCACACCCTGGATGTGGAAGTCGATGCGGCGCGCGATCTCGATATAGATCACAGAAAGGGAAATGGGAATGCCCTGCTTGCGGTCCAGCACCTCATTCAAGTAGCTGTTGCGCGGATCATAGTAATCGTCCGTGTTACCCCGGAAAGCCTCCTGCACGAACAGCACCTGATTGAGGCATTCCAGGATGTTGCCGCTGGTGCGGTCCCGTCCGGCAAGCACCTCTGTGCGGGCGGCCAGGGTGTCCAGCTTGCGCAGATAGGCATCGACCTCGATGGCCGGATATTCCTCGAGGCAGATCGTCAAAGCGGCGCGATCCAGCGGAAAGACGGTCTCATCCAGAACTGTGAGTTCGGAAAACTTCTTCCGGGCCATGAGAGTTTCGCCGATCACGGCTGAACCTCGAGAAAATGCCGCAGAGTGGGCAATGCCGCCTCGTCCGTCCGCTTCGACGTTCCGCCGGCAGAGCCCGATTTTGTCAGGGAGTAGATGCCGCCGACCCCGGGAACTCGCATTCCAGGTATGCTCCTGTCCCGAATTACGGCAACCATGCTTGCAATGAAGACCTTGAAATCAAAGATGCTCGCTCTCAGCGTCCAGACCCAAAAACTACTTATATCAGGCGGGTTCCTGCGCGGCAAGGTGATTCGAGGCCCGGATTCGCGACGGTACACAAGCCAGCGTTATCGAGCTGAGGTTCTTGGAGCGCGCAAGCCTGCTTGCGCCATGCGATTCTCTTTGGCAGTCTTCGCTCTATGCGAAGGCAGCAGTTCGCTGCCGCACTCCAGGCTGTCAGGATCAAAGAGTCATTGCTGGTCGATGACGAGTTCGTGTTCGAGCTTGAACTCGAGCAGGGTCTCCACGGGGACCTTGAGGGTTTGCCCTTTCGTCAAGACAACAGCCCCGGTACCCACGGCAGCGCCCGTGGCAGCCCCAACAGCCGCTCCCTTGCCGCCTCCAGCGATGGCGCCGATAATCGCGCCGACGGCAGCGACGCCGCCCGCGGCCGTGGCCGTCTGCCTGGTTCGGGATGCTCCCACCTCATTGTAGTCTGATGTGCGGATCACATAAGACTTGCCATTGGCCTTCAACTCCGTGAGTTCCAAGATCAGTTCGGATTGCCCCGTGAGTTTGCCGGATTGCCTGGCGTAGGCGATCGTCCCTTTTACGTCGGCTCCCCGCGGCACCACGACACGGTCCCCCGACATCAAGGGCTCATCGAGAACCGCGCTGAACGCGTCGCCGACCTTGTTGGTGTCTGTGTCGATCGCGGAGGTCGTCCGTATGGCTATGGTGGTTCCTGTCGGAAATGTTACAGCGGAAGCAGTCGCTGTGGGAGCAACGCGGGCAGCGGGCTGCACCGCTGGTTGCTCGACCGCCTGCTGAGTCTTGGCCGGAGCCGTGCCGGATGTCCGTGCCGGAGCTGGGACCGTGATCTCCGGCTCCTGAAAGAGGATCTGGCTGACTTCGGCCGTCTTGAAGCTTTCGATTCTCCCGAGGATCTGGAATTCCACGACGCTGCTGTCGCCCCGCACAAATCTCCCCGAGTATCGCTGTCCGCTTTTGAGAATGATCTGGTCTGCCCAAGCGGCAGTGCTGCAAAGGACAAGCACTAGAAAAACAGACAATGAACATCTTCGTTTCATGAAGATCTCCTAGGATTGAATCCGGACGCCGGCGCAGGCAGCATCACTCTTTCCATCACCGGCTATAAGATGGAAGGAAGCCCGCGAAGTTTCACGCCACGGAGCTCGGCTGCATGCTTAAGACTCTCGCACGTAATCCACACCCGCTATGAATGTTAGAAGGGGCTCCAACGTAAATCAAGGCCTGCCATGCTCGGGGCCGGGATGAGGAATCCAATCAGTGAAGATAGGTGCGGTTGGGGTTATTAGGGAATCCCAATATTTGCCTGAGCGCCGCAACGGGTTATAATGCCAGCCAATGGCTGACGAGCATCCGGATATCTGCGAATTTGAAAATGACGCGCTCCTCCTGCGCCTTGACGTCACGTTTGCGGCCAGGATTGACGCCATTTATCCCGTGGTCATGCGCATCCTCGATCTTGCGAGAGAATCGGGCTGCATCGCGGGAAAGGAGTTCGAGGTCCAGGCATCGTTGCAGGAAGCTCTGACCAATGCCGTCGTCCATGGCTGCAAAGAGGACCCTGGCAAGGAGGTGAGGGTGACAGCATGCTGCGATCATTCAAGGGGGATACTGATCGTTGTCCGGGATCCAGGTGCGGGATTTGACGTGAATGCGATCCCCAGCCCCGTCATGGGTGAGAGGGTCTTCTCCGGTCATGGAAGGGGCATTTTTCTGATCAATCAGCTGATGGACGAGGTGTGCTTCAAACGAGGCGGCACAGAGATTCACATGCGCAAAAAATGACATCCCTGCGGGCGTGCAAATTCAGAACCCCGACCGTGACCCGCTGCAACCTCCTTGCCTTCATATTTGCTCTGCTCACTGCCGGTTTTGGTCCCGAACTCCTGCCGCAATCGCAGACGGAGCAGAACGCCTATGACAACCTTCCCGATCCGCGCCTGGTGACCCTCCTCAAGTCGATTTCCGGCAAACCAGGCCGCACCGATCTGTTTCCCCAGGACGGCCGCTATCTGTACGATCTCATATTGAAAAACAAGCTCGCGTCGGGCCTGGAGATCGGCGCCAGCGGAGGTTACGCTGCCATCTGGTTGGGGATGGCGTTCCGCCAGACCGGAGGCAGACTGGTCTCAGTCGAGTCCTCGAAAGAGCCGGGGCGCGGCGCGCTCGGCAGTCTCGAACAGGCCGGGCTGCTGGACAAGGTTGATCTTCTTCAGGACAATCCCTTCAAGGTCATCCCGATGTTGACCGGGCCCTTCGACTTTGTGTTTCTCGATGCCCGCAAACAGGACTATGTCAGATATCTGAAACTGCTCCTCCCCAAGGTGCGCCCGGGAGGATTCTTCGTCGCGCACGACGTCACCGATAAGAGCCGCGACTTGGCCGACTTCATCCGCAGTATCACCGGGGATCCGCACCTGAAGACCGAGTTTGTTCCCGTCAGTCGTGCAGGTATGAGCGTCACAAAAAAGCTGTAGGTCGATGGCGGTGGATGCAGCGGGGCCCCTGGGTCTTACACATGATCCCTTCTGCTTACTGTCCACTGCCGACTGAGTTTCTGAGGGTCACCAGACTGAGGAGAAACGCCAGCCCCATAAAAAGGCCGGCGGTGACAAACGGCGACACAATCCCGAACGCTTTAAACGCATAGCCGCCCCAAAGCGGCCCCAGAATCCGCCCCAGGCTCGCCATTGACTGAGCAATGCCCATAATCCCCCCCTGCTCGTCGATGTTGCAGGAACGGGACAGCAGGCCTGTG includes:
- a CDS encoding ATP-binding protein — its product is MADEHPDICEFENDALLLRLDVTFAARIDAIYPVVMRILDLARESGCIAGKEFEVQASLQEALTNAVVHGCKEDPGKEVRVTACCDHSRGILIVVRDPGAGFDVNAIPSPVMGERVFSGHGRGIFLINQLMDEVCFKRGGTEIHMRKK
- a CDS encoding (2Fe-2S) ferredoxin domain-containing protein — its product is MVPFTKHVFVCTSGKVCPVEGCSVNVHARLKELVRQAGLESSIRINHAGCMGQCGNGPMVVVYPDNVWYCGVKVEDADVIFTEHLLGGKPVERLIYHPLKPGINKRNLAAP
- a CDS encoding aminomethyltransferase family protein, giving the protein MKSRTTPLHEAEAAAGACFEPYCGWEVAAHYGNPDAEYQALRLTAGALNACFLGKLRAAGKDRHRYLNSMLTHNIKDLGMGTGCYAALLTRQGLMESDLWVYAFADELWLECPPCGVDRALATLAKHIVSDVVSLDDITDAFGILSLQGPKAGKIMETAAGVSLSTLRPLEHRTIERERGNWVVVNRDRSGSGGYDLWLPCADLPGVWNQWTEVERVQPVGLRALNWARTEAGIPWYGSDMDDRSLPVEMGLDAAISMNKGCYRGQEIVARIAHRGRLDRRLGGVVVDNHEPPARGAEVRSEGVRIGEVCSAVPSPRLGKPLALAVIKTAFLRPGTPVEVDSGHGYLPGTVVALPIKH
- a CDS encoding class I SAM-dependent methyltransferase; amino-acid sequence: MTSLRACKFRTPTVTRCNLLAFIFALLTAGFGPELLPQSQTEQNAYDNLPDPRLVTLLKSISGKPGRTDLFPQDGRYLYDLILKNKLASGLEIGASGGYAAIWLGMAFRQTGGRLVSVESSKEPGRGALGSLEQAGLLDKVDLLQDNPFKVIPMLTGPFDFVFLDARKQDYVRYLKLLLPKVRPGGFFVAHDVTDKSRDLADFIRSITGDPHLKTEFVPVSRAGMSVTKKL
- a CDS encoding transglutaminase-like domain-containing protein, with translation MIGETLMARKKFSELTVLDETVFPLDRAALTICLEEYPAIEVDAYLRKLDTLAARTEVLAGRDRTSGNILECLNQVLFVQEAFRGNTDDYYDPRNSYLNEVLDRKQGIPISLSVIYIEIARRIDFHIQGVGFPGHFIVKCPGSGREVLIDPFHNGRVLTVEDCQELLDRVYGGSVPVQPAHLYPMEKKAIITRMLFNLKGLYYQREDYHKALSVVDRILMLNPGITSEIRDRGLLYMQTSLFSKALADLEYYLEHAKAPEDVAYIEAHIKTLRGVVASSN